The genomic region ATCGCCGGCAGCGGTCTCCCGGCGGCGGAGTTCGAGACACTGCTCCGCGAGGTCCGGGCCGAGGTGACCGCGCGCGCCCCGGGCGCCGGGGCGACGCGCGCGCGGCTCCTCTTCTACGGCTGCATCAACGACGACGTGACGCTGGTCCGCCTCATCGAGGAGTGCGCCGCGCATGTGGTGATGGACGACACCTGCATCGGGGCGCGGGGGATGCTCGGGACGGTGCCGGACGGCGACGATCCGCTGGGCGGCTTCGTGCAGTACTACTTCCGCGGCTTCCAGTGCCCCCGCACCTACCGGGGCACCGACCTGTCGCGCTTCGACTACGTGGTGGACGCGGCGCGCGAGTACGGCGCTCGGGGCGTCGTCCTCTACATGCTGTCCTTCTGCGACCCCCACAAGTTCGACCTCGTGGACGTGCGCCGGCACCTGGAGGCGGCGGGGCTCGCGAGCCTCGTCCTCGAGGACGACTACACGCTGGCGAATCTCGAGTCCATGCGGACCCGGATCCAGGCCTTCGTGGAGATGCTCGCCTGAGCGGGAGGGAGCGATGACCGAGCTGCGCCGAGCGACCAAGTCGCTGGACACCACGCGCCGCGCGAAGGAGCTCCTGCGGGGCTTCTACAACCGCGCCGAGGGCCGGCGGCCGGGGGAGGCGCTGGCCTGGTGCATGGCCGGGGTGTCCTCCGAGCTGCTCCACGCCTTCGACCTGCCCTGGGAATGGCCCGAGAACTTCGGCACGCTCTGCGCCTCGCGCGGGGTGGCGACCGGCTTCTGCGAGCAGGCCGAGGGCGACGGCTTCTCCCAGGACCTCTGCTCCTACGTCCGCAACAACCTGGGCTACGTCAGCCGCATGGCCGAGCTGGGCCGGGTGCCGCCCGAGACCCCGCGCGGGGGCATGGGCACGGCGACCATGCTGCTGGGCTCGGGAGCCCTCTGCGACCCGCGCACCAAGTGGTTCCAGTCGCTGGCCTCGCGCTACCTGCCGCTGCCGGTCTTCCACATCGACCCCCTGAGCCCGCCCCACGACGTGAACGTGGACGACCCGCGCATCGAGGCCCACTACAAGGAGCTCCTGAGAGAAACCCTCCACGAGCAGGTGGCCTTCCTGGAGCGGCAGACCGAGCGTCCCCTGGATCAGGAGCGGCTGCGCGCGGCCCTCGGCCATGCCCAGGAGATGATCGCGCTGCTCTGGGAGATCCACGACCTGCGCCGGGCCGTGCCCTCTCCCATGGGCTCCGAGGACTTCTTCACCGGCTGCGTGGTGCCGTTGCTCTTCATGCTGGGCCAGCGGGAGGCGGCGGAGTACTTCCGCGCCCTCCGCGACGAGGTGCGCGACCGCGTGAGCCGCGGGATCGGGGTGATCGCGGAGGAGCGCTTCCGGCTCCTGTGGATGGGCATCCCACCCTGGTACAACCTCGGCTTCTTCAACGCCGTCGGCGCGCTGGGCGCCGTCTTCCCCATCGAGACCGTGTACTTCGTCGGGGCGCCGGTGGAGATCGACCTCGGGGGCGATCCCGTGGAGGCGCTGGTGGACAGGACCTGGAAACGGGCGGTGTGGATCCACCGCTGGGGCGCCGAGATCATCCCGGAGAACCTGAGCCCCTCCGGCTTCTCTCAGCCGGGCACCCGCCTCGTCCGGCAATGGGTCCGCGACTACCGTCTCGACGGGGCGGTGATGCATCGGACACGCTCCTGTCGCGCGGTGAGCTGGGGGCAGGTGCACATCAAGAACCAGGTCGCGGAGGAGGGCATCCCCTCGCTCATCATCGAGAGTGACATGGCCGATCCCCGGAGCTGGGCCGACTCGATCATCATGGGGCAGGTGCGGGGCTTCCTCGATGCCATCGCCGCGAGCCGTCGCTCCGGCGCCAGGGCGTGATGGCGGCTGGCTCCGACCTCCTGGTCGCCGGCGTGGACGTGGGCTCCACGCTGACCAAGGTCGTGGTCCACAACGGCGAGTTCCTCGCCTCCGTCACCGACCGCACCGAGGTGGACTATGTGGGGGCCGCCGCCCGGTTGCTCGGGCGGGCGCTGGACCGCGCCGGGCTCACCCCGGGGGACCTGGCCTGCGTGGTGGCCACGGGCTATGGCCGGCGCCGCATCCCCTTCGCCAGCCGCGAGATCACCGAGATCACCTGCCATGCGCGCGGGGTGCGGGAACTGTTCCCGGAGGCCCGGACCGTGATCGACGTGGGCGGCCAGGACGCCAAGGGGATGAAGCTCGCCCCCACGGGCAAGGTCGTGGACTTCGTGATGAACGACAAGTGCGCGGCCGGGACGGGGCGCTTCCTGGAGGTCATGGCGGCCTCTCTCGGCCTGGGCGTGGACGAGCTCGGCGCCCGCGGCGTCGGCTCCGCCACTCCTGCCGCCGTCTCGAGCGTCTGCACGGTGTTCGCGGAGCAGGAGGTGGCGCAGCATCTGGCCTCGGATGTCCCCGTGGAGGACGTGCTGGCAGGGCTTCACGCCGCGCTGGCCTCGCGCATCCTCGTGATGGTGAGGCGCCTCGGCATCGAGCGCCAGGTGGTGCTCACGGGAGGCTGCGCCCGGAACCCGGCCCTGGTCCGCGCCCTCGAGGAGCGGCTGCGGACGCCCATCCTCACCCCGCTCGAGCCTCTGCTCACGGGGGCCCTCGGCGCCGCGCTCCTGGGCCGTGAGGCCCTGCAGCGCGGCGAGCTGCCGGCGGCGCCTCCCGCTCTCGATGCCGAGGCCGGGGCCGCCGTGAGGGCGCCCGGCGCCCACGTGGCCCGCGAGGCGGAGGCGCGCGCCGAGGCCTTCTCGATCCGGGCGCGCGCTCGCCCGCGGGGCTTCGAGGCCGAGTTCGTCCTCCCCGCGGGGGAGCGCCTCCTCGCCGACCCCGTCGCGGGCGTGGACGTGGGAGCGCTCTTCACCAAGGCCGCGGTGGTGGCCGGGGGGCGCGTTCACGTCACAGCGCTTCCGTCCGATGGCAAGTACGGGGCCGTGGCCGAGCGGGCGCTCGCAGGCGCCCTCGGTCGGGCCGGCCTGAGCCGGGACGCCCTGGCCGGGGTCGTTGCCACGGGGCTTGGCGCCTCGCATGTCCGCCACGCGCGGCCGCAGAGCGAGATCTCGTGTCTGGCCCGCGGCATCGGGCGGCTCTTCCCCGACGCCGGGCAGGTGATCGATATCGGCGCCCACGGCACCCGGGTCATCCGCCTCGCCGGGCCGGGCGTCGTGGGGGATTTCTCGGTGAGCGGCCAGTGCGCGGCCGGCAGCGCCCGGATCCTCGAGGTCGTGGCGCATCTGCTCGGCGTGGAGATCGGCGAGCTGGGCGGGCTCTCGCTCGCCTCCCGGGTCCCCGCCGACTACTCGGCGGGCTGCGCCGTCTTCGCCGAGACCGAGGCCATCTCGCTGCTGACGCGCGGCGTGTCGCGCGAGGATCTCCTGGCCGGGCTTCATCGCTCACTCGCCGAGAAGATCGGGGCCATGGTCAGGGGTCGGGGCGCCACGGGCCCGGCTGCCGTGGCCGGGGGCGGAGCCAAGGACGCGGGGCTCCGGGCCTGGCTCGAGGCCACTCTCGGGCGCCTCCTCGTGCCGCCTGAGCCAATGGCCGTGGCGGCCCTGGGCGGAGCACTCCTGGCCGCGGACGGGGAGCGGTAGCTCCCGCGGGGGCCCAAGGCATGGCCGACTTCCCGCCGCTCACGCTCAGCTTTCCGGACCGGCGCCACTGGGTATTCCCGCGCGTGCTCGCCGAGCGCGCGCGGACTCACGGGGACCGCCCCTTCCTCGAGTTCCTGGGAGAGCCGGCGCTGAGCTACGGCGAGGTCGACCGGCTCGTCAACCGCTTCGCCCATGGGCTCGCGGCGCTCGGTGTCGGACGGGGCGACCGGGTCCTCGTCATGCTCCCCAACTGCGTGGAGTTCATGCTGGTCTGGTGGGCCATCAACCGGCTGGGCGCCATCGAGGTCTCGGTCAACAACGCCTACAAGGGTTATTTCCTCGAGCACGTCGTCACCAATTCCGGCGGCCGGCTCATCGTGGCCGAAGGGGAGTTCCTCGAGCGGCTGAAGTCCAGCGAGGACAGGCTCCCCGGCCTCGAGACCGTCGTCGTCCACGCGGCGCGGGGGGCAGGGGAGATGCCGTGGCCCCGCTTCAAGCGCCTCCGCGCGCTGCCGCTCGAGGCCGTCCCGGCCCGCCGCGACGACCCGCCGGAGGTGGAGCTGTCGCACCGCGACCTCAGCGCCATCATGTACACCTCCGGGACGACCGGGCCCTCCAAGGGCGTGATGCTGCCGCATGCGCACTGCTACGTGTTCGCCGAGGCGACGGCCAACCTCACGCGCCTGACGGCGGAGGATGCCTACTTCGTCGCCACGCCGCTCTACCACGGCAATGCCCCCATCATGCAGGTCTACCCGGCCATGCTGCGCGGCGGGCGGGCCGTGATCTGCCCACGCTTCAGCGCCAGCGAGTGGGTGGCGCAGATCCGCCTGTCCGGGGCCACGGTGACGAATCTCCTCGGGGTCATGATGGACTTCGTCTACCGCCAGCCCCCGCGCGCGGGCGACCGGGATCACCGCCTGCGCGTGGTCCTCGGCCAGCCGGCGCCGGCCGCCATCGTGGAGGACTTCAAGCGGCGCTTCGGGATCGGGAAGGTGCTCGAGTACTACGGCATGACCGAGATCGGCGTCGTGACCATGATGCCCTGGGACGATGTCCGGCCGGGCTCCTGCGGCAAGGCCGTCTCCGAGTGGTTCGACCTCCGCATCGCCGATGCCGAGACGGACGAGGAGCTGCCGGACGGCCAGGTGGGGGAGCTCCTGGTGCGGCCGAGAGTGCCCTGGGCCTTCAACCAGGGCTACTGGGAGATGCCCGACAAGACGCTCGAGGCCCTCCGGAACGTCTGGTACCACACGGGCGACGCGCTCAGGCGCGAAGCGGACGGGTACTACTACTTCGTCGACCGCATGCGGGATGTCATCCGCCGCCGCGCCGTCAACATCTCCTCGTACGACATCGAGTGCGTCGTCGCCGACCACCCGGATGTCGCCGAGAGCGCCGCCGTCGCCGTGCCGTCGGAGTTCGTCGGCGGCGAGGACGAGATCAAGCTCTGTCTCGTGCTGCGCGAGGGGGCCCGCCTGGTCCCGGAGGAGTTCCTGGCCTGGTGCGAGGAGCGGCTGCCCCACTTCGCCGTGCCGCGCTATCTCGTGGCGCTGCCGGAGTTCCCGCGGACCCCGAACAACAAGGTGCAGAAGTACCTCCTCCGACAGCCGGACGTCACGGGAGCCGCCTGGGACCGGGTCGCGGCGGGCTACCGGCTACAGGAGGAGGTCCGGAAGGCCGAGCGGAAGCGGCGCGAGTCTCAGGCTAAGTCTCAGGCTGCCTCCTGAGCCGGCCAGCGCCGCCCGGCGCGCCGCCGACGGCGCGCATGGCGCTCCTGGCGCGGCGCATCTTCGAGCGCTTCGGCGAGGGACAGGCGCTCCACCTCGGCGACCCGCAGGCCGGGATGGTGGCGTCGCCGCGGCGCCTCAGCCCGAGCGCGGCGCCTCCGGCGCTGGCCCGGGCCAGGGCAGTGCGTCCCCGGCGGCCCAGCGGTCAGGGACGACCTGGAAGGCCTCCACGAAGCGCTGCCAGCCCGAGGCGAAGGCGACGCACATGCCGAGGTCGAGGATCTGGTCGTCGGTGAAGTGCCGCCGGAGCTCGGCATGGAAGGCGCCGTCCACCGAGCGATGATCGCCCCAGAGCCTGTCGGCCAGCCTCAGCGCCATCTTCGTCCGCTCCGGCAGGTCGGAGGCCTCGTAGTCGGCGAGCTTCGCCACCTGCTCCTCCAGCGAGCCCCGGCCCACGGCCGAGGACGAGCGCGCCAGGCTTCAGTGGACGCAGCGGTTGTTCCAGGCCAGCTTGATCCGCACCAGCTCGAACAGCTCAGGCTCGATGCTCGAGCCGCCGCCGTAGATGTAACGGATGAAGCCCCAGGTGGCGTCCAGCAGCCCCGGCCGGCGGGCCATGGTGAGGAACAGGTTGTCGTCCTCGTAGGCGTTCCGGTACCAGCGCTCGAGGCGCCGGCGCAGCTCGTCGCTCAGCTCCTCGCGCGTCGCCTTGGGCAGGAGTCCGCGATCGTTCGCCACCGTGAGCCCTCCTGGCGGTGCTGCGGGTGCGCCGCTCGGCCGCAGTATGCCACACCCCCGGCCGGCGCGGGCCTCACACCTTACCTTGCCGGGGCCCTCCGCACCGGCTAGAATCGCCGTGGCACCGGCGGGCCCCGCATCCTGACGACGGCGCGTGCGTCCCCCCAACTCCCGACACGGAGAGGTCCAATGGCGTTTCTCGCTGAGGGAACCCGGTAATGAGCACCGACATCCCGAAGGCGGCCGACAGGCCGAAGGCCTCCCCCGCCGAGGAGCTGCGCCAGCGGACGGAGGTCGCCCGGCGCGGCGGCCACGAGAAGTACCACAAGAAGATGCACGACGAGGGCAAGCTCTTCGTGCGCGAGCGGCTCGAACGGCTGCTCGA from Candidatus Rokuibacteriota bacterium harbors:
- a CDS encoding 2-hydroxyacyl-CoA dehydratase, which codes for MTELRRATKSLDTTRRAKELLRGFYNRAEGRRPGEALAWCMAGVSSELLHAFDLPWEWPENFGTLCASRGVATGFCEQAEGDGFSQDLCSYVRNNLGYVSRMAELGRVPPETPRGGMGTATMLLGSGALCDPRTKWFQSLASRYLPLPVFHIDPLSPPHDVNVDDPRIEAHYKELLRETLHEQVAFLERQTERPLDQERLRAALGHAQEMIALLWEIHDLRRAVPSPMGSEDFFTGCVVPLLFMLGQREAAEYFRALRDEVRDRVSRGIGVIAEERFRLLWMGIPPWYNLGFFNAVGALGAVFPIETVYFVGAPVEIDLGGDPVEALVDRTWKRAVWIHRWGAEIIPENLSPSGFSQPGTRLVRQWVRDYRLDGAVMHRTRSCRAVSWGQVHIKNQVAEEGIPSLIIESDMADPRSWADSIIMGQVRGFLDAIAASRRSGARA
- a CDS encoding AMP-binding protein, giving the protein MADFPPLTLSFPDRRHWVFPRVLAERARTHGDRPFLEFLGEPALSYGEVDRLVNRFAHGLAALGVGRGDRVLVMLPNCVEFMLVWWAINRLGAIEVSVNNAYKGYFLEHVVTNSGGRLIVAEGEFLERLKSSEDRLPGLETVVVHAARGAGEMPWPRFKRLRALPLEAVPARRDDPPEVELSHRDLSAIMYTSGTTGPSKGVMLPHAHCYVFAEATANLTRLTAEDAYFVATPLYHGNAPIMQVYPAMLRGGRAVICPRFSASEWVAQIRLSGATVTNLLGVMMDFVYRQPPRAGDRDHRLRVVLGQPAPAAIVEDFKRRFGIGKVLEYYGMTEIGVVTMMPWDDVRPGSCGKAVSEWFDLRIADAETDEELPDGQVGELLVRPRVPWAFNQGYWEMPDKTLEALRNVWYHTGDALRREADGYYYFVDRMRDVIRRRAVNISSYDIECVVADHPDVAESAAVAVPSEFVGGEDEIKLCLVLREGARLVPEEFLAWCEERLPHFAVPRYLVALPEFPRTPNNKVQKYLLRQPDVTGAAWDRVAAGYRLQEEVRKAERKRRESQAKSQAAS